Proteins from a single region of Ciona intestinalis unplaced genomic scaffold, KH HT000951.1, whole genome shotgun sequence:
- the LOC108950780 gene encoding uncharacterized protein LOC108950780, translating to MTDSTTQALLPHLDVMDKLGLEYWFNDMNLNPYMEDISRKIMDRQNKIQVDINAPLDENATHGLARCLSNVSDLTIIEEELSLKNRIILHEAVDRLTNPQGLTVNRINGVRWSKYWGLDEDQPDDDVMQILQLPPGKVRTMKIFS from the exons ATGACAGATTCAACGACACAAGcccttcttcctcatcttgaTGTGATGGATAAGCTTGGTTTGGAATATTGGTTCAATGACATGAACCTGAACCCCTACATGGAAGATATATCCAGGAAAATAATGGATCggcaaaacaaa ATACAGGTTGATATAAATGCACCACTGGATGAGAATGCTACACACGGGTTAGCTCGGTGTCTTTCTAATGTGAGTGACTTAACAATAATTGAGGAGGaactttctttaaaaaatcgtaTCATCTTACATGAAGCTGTTGACCGACTAACAAACCCACAA GGTTTGACAGTGAATCGCATCAATGGTGTTCGATGGTCAAAGTATTGGGGATTGGATGAAGATCAACCAGATGATGATGTAATGCAAATCTTACAACTTCCACCTGGAAAAGTAAGAACCATGAAAATATTCAGTTAG